The sequence ggttATGTCTAGTTGGAATATAGGTTGGAAGTGTTTAAGTATAATGAatgccttccctcccccccccgccaaagaattttcattctttctcactgTCGTGCATgtacaccccccacccctgcagggctGTACTAGAGCAGGCGGCCTCCTCTAGGAGGCCAAGCCATTGGAATACCCTCCTTTATGGGTGCGTGTGTTTCCTGGGGCAATTTCCTTACGTGTGGGGGAGACCATCCTCCTACGGCTTACTCCCTCTCTTCTAGCCTCCTTGCCCCTCGCTGTGGGCGCCCTGAGCCTTCCCGACCCCGCGGGGGGGCTCGCCCGCGGCCCCCCATGAGCGCACCCGGCTGACCGGCGGGGCGGCCGCGGTGGAGCCCGGGCGCCACGGGGGCGGCGGGGCCATGGCCTCGCTGGACCTGCCGTACCGCTGTCCCCGCTGCGGGGAGCACAAGCGCTTCCGGAGCCTGTCGTCGCTGCGTGCTCACCTGGAGTACAGCCACACGTACGAGAcgctctacatcctctccaagaCCAACAGCATCTGCGacggcgccgccgccgccgctgccgccgccgccgccgcctccggcTTCCCGCTGACGCCCGAGCCCGCCGCCCTGCTGGCCGTGCCCGGCGCCCGGCGCGAGGTCTTCGAGAGCACGTCCTTCCAGGGCAAGGAGCAGGCGGCCGGGCCGTCGCCCGCCGCGCCGCACCTgctgcaccaccaccaccaccacgcgCCCCTCGCCCACTTCGCGGGCGACCTGGTGCCCGCCAGCCTGCCGTGCGAGGAGCTGGCCGAGCCGGGCCTCGTGCCCGCCGCAGCCGCACGCTACGCGCTGCGCGAGATCGAGATCCCGCTGGGGGAGCTGTTCGCGCGCAAGTCCGTGGCCTCCTCCGCGTGTTCGACGCCGCCGCCCGGGCCGGGCCCGGGGCCCGCCTCCGCCTCGCCCGCGTCCCCCTCGCCAGCTGATGTGGCTTACGAGGAGGGCCTGGCGCGCCTCAAGATCCGCGCGCTGGAGAAGCTGGAGGTGGACCGGCGGCTGGAGCGGCTGAGCGAGGAGGTGGAGCAGAAGATCGCTGGCCAGGTGGGTCGGCTGCAGGCCGAGCTGGAGCGCAAGGCGGCCGAGCTGGAGACGGCACGGCAGGAGAGCGCGCGGCTGGGGCGCGagaaggaggagctggaggaacGGGCGTCCGAGCTCTCGCGCCAGGTGGACGTGAGTGTGGAGCTTCTGGCCTCGCTCAAGCAGGACCTGGTGCACAAGGAACAGGAGCTGAGCCGCAAGCAGCAGTGAGTGGCCTGCGGGGGGCCCTGTGGGCGGGTGTGCCCGTGAATGTTCCTGACTTGGTGACCGTGTGTGTCACTGCTGCTGCCACCACCGTGAGTGGGCCCGAGTGTGGCTCTGCATGTGCCTGGGTGGCCGTGGCTTGGTCCTGTGGCATCTGTGGCTACGAGCACGTGATGGTAGTGTGTGTGGAGCCAAAAGCGTCATGATGGTGTGTGTTTGGGACTGTGAGGACGTGCAAGTACACCCGTGTGCCTGCCTATGACAACTCGTTTTATTCCTTCTCCATGACTCTAGCCAAGGCCAGACCCTGCACTGTGGCACCAGATCCTCTAACCTTTTGCCGACTCAAAGATGTGGCACAGTTCTGCCCTCTCCCTTTGCTATCATCAGATTTTCCTTGTCAGCTATATCATTCCTCAAAGCAGCCAAACAGGAGGTTGTTTCTCCTATCCACCATAACCCCCCTACCCCCTTGTGCTGCTGccccttttctccccttccagACTCCTTGAAAGGTTATACTCCTTATCTCCAATTTctttctccactttctctctTGAATCCACTCTGTCAGATAGatgtccaccatcaccactgtcctCCACGTCACCAACTACCTTCAGGTCGCCAAGTCCCATTCCTCACCTCAGCCTGTCAGCAGCATTCAACACAAATGAAAcacatgaaacaaatgaaatgaaatgaaacacaaCCTGAAATGCTATGTTCACTTGGCTTCCAGAACACTCTCCTTTTTTCTGCTCCTTCTCGGTGTTCTTTGCTTGCTTCTTATTTCTGCGGTCCTTAAATGTAGGAAGAAATATACAGATGTTATTTATCTACCCCCGTTGTGATACAAGTAAGCTCTGTGGGAGCAAGAGCTTTTCTCAGGTCTGTCCACTGCTGTGCCCCTAaatacctagaacagtgcctgacacctAGACGGTGTTGAATGTGAATACATTTGGGAGTAAATGCTCAAGTGACTCTGAAGGGTGTTGTGTGTACTTCCCAGAGGCTTCTGCATCTGAGAATGTttctgaaagtgtgtgtgtgtgtgtgtgtgtgtgtgtgtgtgtgtgttgggctgTGTGAGCGGGACTGTGCCTGTCTCAGACGGCGTGTACGCCTGCAAGTGAACAGGACATGAGCACACGTACGGAACTGTGTGTGGCCCTGTGCCTCTGAGTGTTTCCGGAAGGAGGAGGTGGCTCTGGGTGTGACTGTGAATGTCAGAGCGTTTCTGTAGGGATGAGGGAAGTGTGGCAGGAGCGTTGGGGCTGGGTCAGTGGGGTGTGAGCGTGGGACTCGGGGCCTATGGGTTGCATTTCTGGGTGTGTGGTAGCATGGGGCCCGTGCTGCGTGCAGCCACGTGAGTGTGTGTCTCCCTCCCACTCGGGGTCTCATCTGGAGGGCGGGTGGGCAGGCAGGGACCGAGGCACCTGGGTGAGAGACTGCTCCGGCCCAGGGAGGTGGTGCAGATCGACCAGTTCCTGAAGGAGACGGCGGCGAGGGAGGCCAGTGCCAAGCTGCGGCTGCAGCAGTTCATCGAGGAGCTTCTGGAGCGTGCCGACCGCGCCGAGCGGCAGCTGCAGGTCATCAGCAGCAGCTGTGGGAGCACACCGAGTGCCAGCCTGGGTCgcggagggggaggagggggtgctgGGCCTGGTCCCCGGGGCCCCGGCAGAATGGTGAGTGTCCACCTGCCGTCCCTGCTCCACTTGCACCCTTGCCCCCTCCAGTGCCACCATGTGCACCGCCTGGCCTGGTGTTCCCCGTTATCGTCTGTGCTTCCCTTCTTTGGCTCTTCCCTGCAAGCTCAGGGAACAGGGGTGCCCCGCTGACTGGGCGGAAGGGCCGGCCCCTGAGGCTGTGATCCAACCGCTTTCGTTTTCAGGGGCCCATCTCTGCCCAAATGAGAGCCCAGGAGCCACAAGCCAGGGTCTGGGGTACtggctgggtgtggggagggggttggtgaGCCTGCCTTTCtgggctgtctgtctgtctttttgtCCATCTTTCccaacttttttccttctctctcctctccctcctctcttctctccatcttaTGCCCTATTTCTCCTGCTCCTCATCATCTtgcctcctctgtccctgcccctctgcctttccctcctgctCGGGGGCCCACAGCGAGAATACCACGCAGGCCCAGCCATGCCTAGCACATACGCCGTGTCGAGGCATGGCTCCTCTCCCAGCACAGGGTAAGCCTCGGGCCTGGCCCATCCCGCACAACCCACCCTCACCCCAGAAAGATCCACTGGCCCCCTGGTTGGCTGGCCCATCTGGGGCCTTggctccttctcctttccccacatTCCTTGGGTCACCTTTGTCTGCCTCTCCACACTCTTGGAAGGGGGCTCTTGGAAAGTAGGGCAGGGGGTTTGCCCTCGGTAGGGGTGGCATGGGGAGTTGGGGCTGACCTGGTGCCCCTCACTCCTCACCGTCTggtccaccccaccccagggcctccAGCCGTGTCCCCGCTGCGTCCCAGAGCTCAGGCTGCTATGACAGTGACAGTCTGGAGCTACCCCGGCCAGAAGAGGGGGCCCCCGAGGACAGTGGCCCTGGGGGCTTGGGCACACGGGCCCAGGCTGCCAACGGTGGCTCGGAGCGCACCCAGGCCCCTCGCAGCTCAGGCCTGCGGCGTCAGGCCATCCAGAACTGGCAGCGCAGACCCCGCCGACACAGCAcggagggggaggagggtgatGTCTCAGACGTGGGCTCGAGAACCACCGAGTCAGAGGCTGAGGGCCCCTCAGAGGTCCCCCGCCCTGGGCCTGCTCTCGCTGGGCCACTGAGCAGCTGCCGGCTCTCAGGTGAGTCCTGGAAGGGTAGGCCAGAGAGGCCAAGCTTTCCTGGGTGCTGGGCCCTCTCAGGGGACACGGGGCTGGGGCAGTAGATCTCTTGGGCTCCTGCACATGTTTTCCCATTGTCCCAGACTTCCCACAGTGAGGATGACAAACTCTCCTACAAGTGTTCTGGGAGCCGGGGCAAGGAACTCCTAAGACAGAGCAGTGCTGCCTCACAGGGGTGTTCATGTTGGGGACTGTACAAGGATGCCATGTCTCAGGGGGTCCATTCACATGATGGGCTCATTGACATTTACAGGACAGTAGCTGAGTGTTCACTGCAATCTGAAGTCCCTGAAACAGCAGGGAGAGTCCCCCCCCACCCATATATGCACAAGGccatgtgcatgtgtgggtgGGTCAGGGTCAGGAGGTTAGAGGGCTCAGATCAGGTGCATGGCTGCTCTTGAGTAACTGTTCTGGGCAGGCTCGCCCTGGCCTTCTGTTCACAGAGGCCGGGTTTCTATCTCTCTGCACCCTCACTCTCTAAACCCTTGCCTTTCCTAGACTTGACTCAGCTGCTTCATCTAGGGGGTGAATTTGGACAATATGCTGATgtatgatctttaaaaaacagtttacTTGAGGAGGGGTCACCTTTTTCTAATGTGTATAATTAGAGATGGGGTgtgcagaggagggggaagcagaggcccCTTGTCCTTCCCAAGTCACTGGTCCCCCAGCAGGGGTCTCCCCTGCCTGTTCCTTCCTTagttcccaccccaccccacctccccaccacaaCACCCCCATTGGCCTTTGACCCTCCACACTGACCTTTGACCCTCTGGTATGTGCAGCCCGCCCTGAGGGAGGCAGTGGGCGGGGTCGGCGGGCTGAGAGGGGCAGCCCCTCTCGCTCCAACGAGGTCATCAGCCCAGAGATCCTCAAGATGCGAGCTGCCCTGTTCTGCATCTTCACCTACCTGGACACACGCACGCTGCTGCACGCTGCTGAGGTCTGCCGGGACTGGCGCTTCGTGGCTCGCCACCCTGCGGTCTGGACCCGGGTGCTGCTCGAGAACGCCCGCGTCTGTTCCAAGGTGCCTGTCTTCGCCCGCCGGCCTTGCTGCGAACCCACCTTTCTCCCTGCAGAACTGGGGCCCTTGAGGTCTGGCCCTTGCATCCCTTTCAACACCCCAGCTTTAGCCTGGCTCCCCCAGATGCTCTGCGGGGGCTTCCTGTCTTGGGGCTGGTCTCCCTCCAGCCCAACCAAGCTCAGGCCCCTCCATCACCAGGCAATCCCTCTCTCCCCGCAGTTCCTGGCCATGCTGGCTCAGTGGTGCACCCAGGCCCACTCCCTGACGCTGCAGAACTTGAAGCCCCGGCAGCGGGGCAAGAAGGAGAGCAAGGAAGAGTATGCTCGAAGCACCCGGTGAGGCCAGGgagggtgggtgtgtgtgggagggttACTGCGGGCACACCTGGAGTTCCTCAGGGGAGGATTCCTGGGGCAGGGAATGGCCCCAAGCAGTGCCCTGAGCTCTTGGCCATCCACAGGGGCTGCCTGGAAGCAGGGCTGGAGTCCCTGTTGAAGGCTGCAGGGGGGAACCTGCTGATTCTGCGCATCTCACACTGTCCCAACATTCTCACCGACCGCTCCCTCTGGCTGGCCAGCTGCTACTGCCGTGCCCTGCAGGCCGTCACCTACAGGTAGTTCACAACCTCTCCACGGGGGGCCAAAGGGGTCCCTGCGGTCTACATACCCTTCCCCCAGGGCTCTAAAGCAAGGGGACCCAAGAGTTCTCTGCTCCAACGGAAGGGAGCAGCTGCCACCAGAGTGGGCGGTCCCAGCTCTGTCTTTTCAACAGGAGCGCCACAGACCCCGTGGGCCATGAGGTCATTTGGGCCTTGGGCGCAGGTTGCAGAGAGATTGTCTCCCTCCAGGTGGCGCCACTTCACCCTTGGTGAGCCCCAGCAGGGGTTTGGTGGGGCTGGGGTTGAGCCTGGGCTGGGGCTAGCTGAGGACTGAGCCTATCTGGGCCATTCCAGAAGATGCTTGAGGGGACAGATTGACGTTCATCAGTCTGTGTGTTTACCTGTTAGGAACGGGTCTTCAAAATCAGACCTGGGGTGATGTCCCGGCTCACTGGCCTTGTGATATAGGGCAATCCAggcatgcctcagtttctcaagTGCAAAGTGAAGGTGACATTAGAGATCTTTTAGCCTTAGTGGGACTGTAGCTGGCTCAGATGAGCTGTATCTCTTCAGCCTGTATGTCGCTGTTCAGTCAGCGCTAGCTAGAAATAGCCATGTTTGGTTGGCACACAGAAGGCCTTTGAGGAAGGTCGATGTAGCATCCACAAAGGAGGTGGTCGTTAGAGAATCCAGGTCATTCACCACTCGACTTGGCGT comes from Mustela nigripes isolate SB6536 chromosome 7, MUSNIG.SB6536, whole genome shotgun sequence and encodes:
- the FBXO41 gene encoding F-box only protein 41, whose product is MASLDLPYRCPRCGEHKRFRSLSSLRAHLEYSHTYETLYILSKTNSICDGAAAAAAAAAAASGFPLTPEPAALLAVPGARREVFESTSFQGKEQAAGPSPAAPHLLHHHHHHAPLAHFAGDLVPASLPCEELAEPGLVPAAAARYALREIEIPLGELFARKSVASSACSTPPPGPGPGPASASPASPSPADVAYEEGLARLKIRALEKLEVDRRLERLSEEVEQKIAGQVGRLQAELERKAAELETARQESARLGREKEELEERASELSRQVDVSVELLASLKQDLVHKEQELSRKQQEVVQIDQFLKETAAREASAKLRLQQFIEELLERADRAERQLQVISSSCGSTPSASLGRGGGGGGAGPGPRGPGRMREYHAGPAMPSTYAVSRHGSSPSTGASSRVPAASQSSGCYDSDSLELPRPEEGAPEDSGPGGLGTRAQAANGGSERTQAPRSSGLRRQAIQNWQRRPRRHSTEGEEGDVSDVGSRTTESEAEGPSEVPRPGPALAGPLSSCRLSARPEGGSGRGRRAERGSPSRSNEVISPEILKMRAALFCIFTYLDTRTLLHAAEVCRDWRFVARHPAVWTRVLLENARVCSKFLAMLAQWCTQAHSLTLQNLKPRQRGKKESKEEYARSTRGCLEAGLESLLKAAGGNLLILRISHCPNILTDRSLWLASCYCRALQAVTYRSATDPVGHEVIWALGAGCREIVSLQVAPLHPCQQPTRFSNRCLQMIGRCWPHLRALGVGGAGCGVQGLASLARNCMRLQVLELDHVSEITQEVAAEVCREGLKGLEMLVLTATPVTPKALLHFNSICRNLKSIVVQIGIADYFKEPSSPEAQKLFEDMVTKLQALRRRPGFSKILHIKVDGGC